The following proteins are co-located in the Candidatus Nanosynbacter sp. HMT-352 genome:
- a CDS encoding HNH endonuclease, giving the protein MKRKIKGRNHKTPTPRAYSIKETRSKQFIRKQLINNNGAICSLCNKPIETMKDCTIDHIVPISKGGLTTIENCRLAHRDCNLNRGNGKA; this is encoded by the coding sequence ATGAAACGTAAAATCAAAGGACGAAACCATAAAACGCCAACACCTAGAGCTTACAGCATAAAAGAAACTCGCTCAAAGCAATTTATCCGTAAACAACTAATAAATAATAATGGAGCAATATGTTCACTCTGCAACAAGCCGATTGAAACGATGAAGGATTGCACTATTGATCATATTGTCCCAATCAGTAAGGGCGGCTTGACGACGATTGAGAACTGCCGGTTAGCACACAGAGATTGCAACCTAAACAGAGGTAACGGGAAGGCTTGA
- a CDS encoding single-stranded DNA-binding protein, with product MAAINNVTLIGRVVRDIEVKTTNSGKSVASFALAVDGYGKDADASFIDCVAWNKAAELLAEYAPKGKQIGITGRLQTRIWEKDDIKRKATEVIIDQFQFLSDAKGSGNNAAPATERYAEDDVKSANTTTNQAAKATEDVDLDAPIDLSEIPF from the coding sequence ATGGCAGCAATCAATAACGTAACTCTAATCGGTCGCGTCGTCCGAGACATCGAAGTCAAAACGACGAATAGCGGCAAGTCCGTAGCCTCATTCGCACTAGCGGTTGACGGCTACGGCAAAGATGCTGACGCCAGTTTTATCGATTGCGTTGCCTGGAATAAAGCAGCCGAACTACTGGCAGAGTACGCACCGAAAGGCAAGCAAATTGGCATAACCGGCAGATTGCAAACACGAATCTGGGAGAAAGATGATATCAAGCGTAAAGCGACTGAAGTCATCATCGATCAGTTCCAGTTTTTGAGCGACGCTAAGGGTAGCGGCAATAACGCCGCGCCAGCGACTGAGCGATACGCCGAAGATGATGTTAAATCGGCAAACACAACGACTAATCAAGCGGCGAAAGCTACCGAGGATGTCGACCTCGACGCGCCAATTGATTTGAGCGAAATACCATTTTAG
- a CDS encoding ATP-binding protein, translating into MKVFNSLDPTEKPSILMVVYGEGGVGKTTFAATAPRPIIADCENGSKYFGLRGIETDVAIIEKWDDMQEFMQIALTDNYDTVIIDPIGELMEKLIAYMRNKADSKLVQRDGNPTMAGWGWLKSTMRTFLKTMRDSGKHIVIVAHVQEKDDDGRVIKRPMVATRLSEELVNLVDIVGYMTTINDTETGDTKRLIIVDPASDKYVAKDRTGRLGRYIEPDFTKIVDGVRGDAEYAWIAPAPTLASREQIEAAAKPTIPSSRVEMTGARLGKSEADRK; encoded by the coding sequence ATGAAAGTCTTTAATAGTTTAGACCCGACCGAAAAACCATCAATTCTGATGGTTGTGTACGGCGAGGGCGGCGTTGGTAAAACAACGTTTGCAGCCACCGCACCACGACCGATTATCGCTGACTGCGAGAATGGCAGTAAATACTTCGGGCTTCGCGGTATTGAGACTGATGTAGCGATCATCGAAAAGTGGGACGACATGCAGGAGTTTATGCAGATCGCACTCACTGACAACTACGATACAGTGATCATCGATCCAATCGGTGAGTTGATGGAGAAGCTAATCGCCTATATGCGAAATAAAGCCGATAGCAAATTAGTACAGCGTGATGGCAATCCGACAATGGCAGGCTGGGGCTGGCTGAAATCAACCATGCGGACGTTTTTGAAAACCATGCGAGATAGCGGTAAGCACATTGTTATCGTGGCGCATGTTCAGGAGAAAGACGACGACGGCCGCGTCATTAAACGTCCAATGGTCGCCACAAGACTATCTGAGGAACTGGTCAATCTGGTGGATATCGTCGGCTACATGACGACGATCAATGATACCGAAACTGGCGACACTAAGCGATTGATTATCGTTGACCCAGCCAGCGACAAGTACGTCGCCAAAGACCGCACTGGCCGGCTAGGCCGCTACATTGAGCCAGACTTCACGAAAATCGTCGATGGCGTAAGAGGTGACGCTGAGTACGCGTGGATTGCACCAGCGCCGACACTGGCAAGCCGAGAGCAAATCGAAGCGGCTGCCAAACCAACCATTCCAAGCTCACGCGTCGAAATGACCGGCGCTCGGCTTGGCAAATCTGAAGCAGACAGGAAGTAA
- the terL gene encoding phage terminase large subunit: MTKNSEQPSLNNLAREDIVRLCEKYWETDRNKLRQYLLAIFKRRENIHLFGWFIARPYFPLETPPFHKEILDLISNKDNRRVGVIAPRGHAKSTTVDMTYPLWAGCFEQEEFVVIISDTYTQAAEFINALKDEFENNPKIKWLFGNMKGDDWQDGEFVLSNGIKYAAKGSGMKIRGIRHRHTRPTLMIFDDIENDENIKSAEQRQKLYHWFTKAAIPALARGGRAVVIGTILHFDSLVNKVMKQQDVFKSWQTRVFYAITTEEDGTERALWPEHRSLEKLRAMRDDPSDQEFVGSIAFAQEYQHKPFSEEDAIIKPDWIKECDPSQVPDKHARLARVLTIDPAASERQTADPTAMGVADLYTDGNVYIRAIRNQRTSPSVTADTVRELDEIYKPQVIGIEEGALGLVFRDLLAGLPVIGLKPDKDKVRRLLAVSRFFEAGRIYIVKDIQNGQALREQLIEFPKGTHDDMVDMVVYAVRLLLVEGMNQVSSKDFQTAGDYYDELDDDEWLD, encoded by the coding sequence ATGACGAAGAACTCCGAGCAGCCATCTTTGAATAATCTCGCCAGGGAAGATATTGTACGACTATGCGAAAAATACTGGGAAACGGATAGAAATAAGCTCCGACAATACTTATTAGCGATATTTAAGAGGCGCGAAAACATACATTTGTTCGGTTGGTTTATCGCCCGACCATATTTTCCACTGGAAACGCCGCCATTCCATAAAGAGATATTAGACCTGATCAGCAACAAGGACAATCGGCGAGTTGGCGTCATCGCGCCACGCGGTCACGCTAAATCGACAACGGTAGACATGACGTATCCGCTGTGGGCTGGCTGTTTTGAGCAGGAAGAATTCGTGGTGATAATCAGCGACACATACACACAGGCAGCAGAGTTCATCAATGCGCTTAAAGATGAATTCGAGAATAATCCGAAAATTAAATGGTTATTCGGGAATATGAAGGGCGATGACTGGCAAGACGGCGAATTTGTTTTGAGCAACGGCATAAAGTATGCAGCTAAAGGCTCTGGCATGAAAATTCGTGGTATTCGCCACCGGCACACCCGACCGACGCTGATGATATTTGACGACATCGAGAACGACGAAAATATCAAGAGCGCCGAGCAGCGTCAGAAGCTTTATCACTGGTTCACTAAAGCGGCTATTCCAGCATTGGCTAGAGGTGGGCGGGCTGTCGTCATCGGCACAATTCTTCACTTTGACAGCCTCGTGAATAAGGTTATGAAGCAGCAAGACGTATTTAAGAGCTGGCAAACGCGGGTGTTTTATGCAATCACCACCGAGGAGGACGGCACAGAGCGGGCTTTGTGGCCAGAGCACCGCAGCCTCGAAAAGCTGAGGGCTATGCGAGATGATCCGAGTGATCAAGAGTTCGTTGGAAGTATTGCTTTTGCACAGGAATATCAGCACAAGCCATTTAGCGAAGAGGACGCTATTATCAAGCCTGATTGGATTAAAGAGTGTGATCCGAGCCAGGTGCCAGATAAGCATGCACGGCTAGCACGAGTGCTGACAATCGACCCTGCCGCCAGCGAACGCCAGACGGCTGACCCGACGGCTATGGGCGTTGCCGATCTGTATACTGATGGTAATGTTTACATACGTGCGATACGCAACCAACGAACCTCGCCGAGTGTTACTGCTGATACGGTCAGAGAGCTTGATGAAATATACAAACCGCAAGTTATCGGTATAGAGGAGGGCGCGCTAGGGCTGGTGTTTCGGGATTTACTGGCAGGACTACCTGTCATTGGCTTGAAGCCCGACAAAGACAAAGTGCGGCGACTCTTAGCCGTGAGCCGATTCTTTGAGGCAGGCAGGATATATATTGTGAAAGATATTCAGAATGGACAGGCATTACGCGAGCAGCTGATTGAATTTCCGAAGGGGACGCATGATGACATGGTGGACATGGTGGTTTATGCAGTACGGCTATTGTTGGTGGAGGGTATGAATCAGGTGTCGAGTAAAGATTTCCAGACCGCTGGTGATTATTACGACGAGCTAGATGACGATGAGTGGTTGGATTAA
- a CDS encoding DNA-packaging protein, whose amino-acid sequence MATRKMMRRNRRSSKQANRKNSKQQLRGIVKDVPKTPPVEPPKQLEQPEPGQPTKYKPEYCQQLIDYFSIEPLDIVQDTEIKDPDGSKRISRRLPQRFPCFEGFARKIGVHRNTLKNWCAEHPEFAEAYDTAKDLQREFLVDIGLSGAASASFAIFTMKNVCGWRDERDLKLKKAKEEGNIDDEELRAAIFE is encoded by the coding sequence ATGGCAACCAGAAAAATGATGCGCAGGAACAGGCGAAGCAGCAAGCAGGCTAATCGCAAAAACTCGAAGCAGCAGCTGCGCGGGATTGTTAAGGACGTGCCGAAAACACCACCTGTTGAGCCGCCAAAACAGCTTGAGCAACCAGAGCCAGGTCAGCCAACGAAATACAAACCAGAATATTGCCAGCAGCTCATTGACTATTTCTCAATTGAGCCGTTAGATATTGTTCAGGACACTGAGATAAAGGATCCTGACGGCAGCAAGCGAATCTCGAGGCGTCTGCCACAGCGTTTTCCGTGTTTTGAAGGCTTTGCGCGTAAAATCGGCGTTCACCGCAATACACTGAAAAACTGGTGTGCTGAACATCCAGAATTTGCCGAGGCCTACGATACCGCCAAGGATTTGCAGCGAGAGTTCCTTGTGGACATTGGCTTGAGCGGCGCCGCGTCGGCGAGCTTTGCTATCTTTACTATGAAGAATGTTTGTGGTTGGCGAGATGAGCGCGACTTAAAACTGAAAAAAGCGAAGGAGGAGGGTAATATTGATGACGAAGAACTCCGAGCAGCCATCTTTGAATAA
- a CDS encoding YopX family protein has product MREIKFRIWDNLEKAYLNEEDVAIDSRGNVFIFEIYDKNDSDLWYTRLLPDSDNKRYIIEQDTGLKDRNGTKINEGDVLVDDAGEPIEYWTVKLSEGAFVGECAGVTEALFELTQLEVAGNIHENSELVEEK; this is encoded by the coding sequence ATGCGCGAAATTAAGTTCAGGATTTGGGACAACCTAGAAAAGGCTTATCTTAACGAAGAAGATGTAGCTATAGACAGTCGAGGTAATGTATTTATCTTCGAGATATACGACAAGAATGACTCTGACTTGTGGTATACACGGCTGCTACCAGACTCAGACAACAAGCGGTATATTATCGAGCAAGATACAGGATTAAAAGACAGAAACGGTACGAAAATCAACGAAGGCGACGTTCTCGTAGATGACGCAGGCGAGCCTATTGAATACTGGACTGTCAAGCTTTCAGAGGGCGCCTTTGTAGGAGAATGCGCAGGCGTAACTGAGGCTCTCTTTGAATTAACACAACTAGAAGTCGCTGGTAATATTCACGAAAACTCTGAATTAGTGGAGGAAAAATGA
- a CDS encoding VRR-NUC domain-containing protein, whose protein sequence is MPNLANIDNPYEDQEQEAFVKWLDDNGYPRFRVPNETYTKSHKQRNKNKKLGVSSGVPDLFVVVPADYSDATMEFIHYGDNPVVSGDGVYGKNHRLVAIEMKRRKGGVTSENQKKWIKTLNEAGIQTVVCKGCDAAIEFIESITK, encoded by the coding sequence ATGCCTAATCTCGCAAACATAGATAATCCATACGAGGATCAAGAGCAAGAAGCGTTTGTCAAATGGCTAGATGATAACGGCTATCCACGTTTCAGAGTGCCTAACGAAACATACACCAAAAGCCACAAACAGCGAAACAAGAATAAGAAGCTCGGTGTGAGTTCTGGCGTGCCAGATTTATTCGTGGTAGTCCCAGCAGACTATAGCGACGCAACGATGGAGTTCATACATTATGGAGACAATCCTGTTGTTAGTGGCGACGGTGTTTATGGTAAAAACCATCGTCTTGTTGCTATCGAAATGAAACGCAGGAAAGGAGGCGTGACATCAGAGAACCAAAAGAAGTGGATTAAAACACTCAATGAAGCTGGCATTCAGACTGTTGTTTGTAAGGGGTGTGATGCGGCGATTGAGTTTATCGAATCAATAACTAAATAA